The Piliocolobus tephrosceles isolate RC106 unplaced genomic scaffold, ASM277652v3 unscaffolded_10721, whole genome shotgun sequence genomic interval ttgctgtgtcacccaggctggacgagtgcagtggtgaaatctcagctcactgcaaggtctgcctcccaggttccagcgattctcctgcctcagcctcctgagtagctgggatgacaggcgccgccatcatgcctggctaatttttgtgtttttagtagagacggggttttgtcatgttggccaggctggtctcgagctcctgacctaaagtgatccgcccgcctcagcctcccaaagtactgggattacaggtgtcagccactgcacctgccctccctgtttctctccttctttctttccttccttccttccttctttccttccttccttccttctttcccttccttccttccttccttccttctttccttccttctccttccttccttcctttgtttctttctttccttccttccttccttctttccttccttctttcccttccttccttccttctttccttccttccttccttccttctttcccttcctccctcccttccttcttccctccttctttccttccctccctctctccctccctccttccttctttccttcctcctctcctcccttctccttcactcttttcctccttccttcctctttttcttcattttttcctcacCAGCATGTCTTCGTGTCCCAGTGCCCCACTCCTGCCTGGCCTCTTGCAGCCAGCTCCATACGCCCACACACACTCGTGTTTCCAAGCCCATCGCTTCCCACCCGTGGACTCCTTCATCCCATGGGACGTTCCCAGCCTCGTCAGGCTCGGAACTGTCACAGAAGTGAGACTCCTGCTCCCCGAGCCCATCGCGAACTCCCACCCCGGACCCCGTGCCCCAGTGGGTATCTCTCCTGTACGTAGTAGCTGCCCCACCGCCCCCTGGACCcagtgtagacaggaggacaccCTGCACCACCTCCACCTGGACCCAGTGTAGACGGGAGGAGACCTGGCACCACGTCCACCTGGACCCAGTGTAGACAAACAGGTGTCCTACTCCACGTCCACCTGGACCCAGTGCGGACGAACAGGTGTCCCTACTCCACGTCCACCTGGACCCGGTGTAGACGAACAGGTGTCCTTACTCCACGTCCACCTGGACCCAGTGTAGACGGGAGGAGACCTGGCACCACGTCCACCTGGACCCAGTGTAGACAAACAGGTGTCCTTACTCCACGTCCACCTGGACCCAGTGTAGACGGGAGGAGACTCTGAACCACCCCCATCTGGACGCAGTGTAGACAAACAGGTGTCCCTACTCCACGTCCACCTGGACCCAGTGTAGACGAACAGGTGTCCCTGCACCACGTCCACCTGGACCCAGTGTAGACGAACAGGTGTCCTACTCCACCCCTATCTGGACCCAGTGTAGACAAACAGGTGTCCCTGCACCACGTCCACCTGGACCCAGTGTAGACAAACAGGTGTCCCTGCACCACGTCCACCTGGACCCAGTGTAGACGAACAGGTGTCCTTACTCCACGTCCACCTGGACCCGGTGTAGACAAA includes:
- the LOC111535427 gene encoding uncharacterized protein LOC111535427 — translated: GHLFVYTGSRWTWSKDTCSSTLGPGGRGAGTPVCLHWVQVDVVQGHLFVYTGSRWTWSRDTCLSTLRPDGGGSESPPVYTGSRWTWSKDTCLSTLGPGGRGVGHLFVYTGSRWTWCQVSSRLHWVQVEVVQGVLLSTLGPGGGGAATTYRRDTHWGTGSGVGVRDGLGEQESHFCDSSEPDEAGNVPWDEGVHGWEAMGLETRVCVGVWSWLQEARQEWGTGTRRHAGEEKMKKKRKEGGKE